Genomic window (Culex pipiens pallens isolate TS chromosome 3, TS_CPP_V2, whole genome shotgun sequence):
gtagtgcccacaatccggagtggccggaggccccgcggatgttccgattgggggacattttccagaccgtaagagttggggcaatatgggtatcaaactatatggtttttgatactgaatgtgaaatttgacatttcggcagtagtggtcacaatccggagtggccggaggccccggggatgttccgatggggggacatttggcggactataagagttggggtaatatgggtatcaaacattatggtttttgatactggacatgaaatttgacatttcggcagtagtggccacaatccggagtgccggaggccccggggatgttccgatgggggggacattttccggaccgtaagagttggggcaatatgggtatcaaactttatggtttttgatactggacatgaaatttgacatttcggcagtagtggccacaatccggagtggccggaggccccggggatgttccgatggggggacatttgccggaccgtaagagttgggacaatatgggtatcaaactttatggtttttgatattggacatgaaatttgacatttcggcagtagtggccacactccggagtggccggaggccccgcggatgttccgatgggaggacatatgccgaaccataagagtaggggcaatatgggtatcaaactttatggtttttgatactggatatgaaatttgacatttcggcagtagtggccacaatccggagtggccggaggccccgaggATGTTCTGATGGGAGGACatatgccgaaccataagagtaggggcaatatgggtatcaaactttatggtttttgatactgaatatgtaatttgccatttcggcagtagtggccataaaccggagtggccggaggccccggggatgttccgatggggggacatttgccgaaccatcagagtaggggcaatatgggtatcaaacattatggtttttgatactggatatgaaatttgacatttcggcagtagtgcccACAatacggagtggccggaggccccgcggatgttccgattgggggacattttccagaccgtaagagttggggcaatatgggtatcaaactatatggtttttgatactgaatgtgaaatttgacatttcggcagtagtggtcacaatccggagtggccggaggccccggggatgttccgatggggggacatttggcggactataagagttggggtaatatgggtatcaaacattatggtttttgatactggacatgaaatttgacatttcggcagtagtggccacaatccggagtgccggaggccccggggatgttccgatgggggggacattttccggaccgtaagagttggggcaatatgggtatcaaactttatggtttttgatactggacatgaaatttgacatttcggcagtagtggccacaatccggagtggccggaggccccggggatgttccgatggggggacatttgccggaccgtaagagttgggacaatatgggtatcaaactttatggtttttgatattggacatgaaatttgacatttcggcagtagtggccacaatccggagtggccggaggccccgcggatgttccgatgggaggacgtatgccgaaccataagagtaggggcaatatgggtatcaaactttatggtttttgatactggatatgaaatttgacatttcggcagtagtggccacaatccggagtggccggaggccccgaggatgttccgatggggggacatttgccgaaccataagagtagaggcaatatgggtatcaaactttatggtttttgatactggatatgaaatttgacatttcggcagtagtggccacaatcaggagtggccggaggcccggggatgttccgaggggcggggggacatttgccgaaccataaaagtaggggcaatatgggtatcaaactttatgatttttgatactagatatgaaatttgacatttcagcagaagtggccacaatccgaagtggccggaggccacggtgatgttccgatggggggacatttgccgaaccataagagtaggggcaaaatgggtatcaatttTTATGGTAATTATGAATCTAGTGAATCTTGGGAAATTTGGACCAGACaatgtaatcgaaaatttcaacaaccatcttgcaaagttctttgtcatactggtcatgtgtaacataaccacctgcacctttttttgttattggattgttattgtaataacagattaataacattttgcgttattcttcgaacaaatctttgttattcttttttgttattttaacaactaatccgatcatcccaataacagttggagttattcttccataacaaaaaatgttattcccaagttgttttgactttcaaccaatatcaaaccaataacaaatttggttatgataacataaactgttattaggctcttatgcaaaaatggattttgcaagaatattccataacattttttattattttaacagtatttgttattgaaatggcatgaattttgttattaccgtctgcccggggatgcccatctgctcccaacgagaaagtttaagacttagaaatacttgaaattcttcaatatgaacgaaaaaatcaaagtcgctcgggtggggttcgatcccccgtcctttgtattggtaagcaaaaatgctaaacaCTACGCCATCACGGCTGCTTGgagagctatgactggaataaGGAATACTATTACTACCACATATATACGCGCTGGGCCTTTGTCCACTtggcaagggttcggaagttctaaataacgttgatgcaaacgttcttcagggcggggcttgtcgattcaagctgagatacctcgcgcacggctagcctgcgtagaaatgggtcaccgaagctcggcagagctaacaccatccaaatgcctatgcgagttatttgcatgtgtagaatgtaaaaattctaaaatacatggaaacaactcaatttgtaagaagcgaccgcgtggtcccgtttgattggttgcacacacacacacacaaatagcataattttcaaactcaaataaaaaactaacttaatccacctatgtggttggtgccttcctcactctttttcaacaatgggtgatatgtgatatgatgggtttggacacaaatttcgtctgatttcgttaagttccagaatacaaaaaatacacatatcactcaagggctcataagtggcatcttaagtggtcatagcttgagacagggttgccagatcgtcaatgttttagactcgttggaaagggttttcaaTAATTACCTAacaaacgatgggtcggatgatggatccggacatagtttacatacatttaagtgagatccggctacaaaaaaagtacaaaaatatcacttaagtggtcagaactctagacagggttgccagatcgtcaatgttttagactcgttggaaagggttttcaaccaaccaacgatgggtcggatgatggatccggacattgtttacaaacatttaagtgagatccggctacaaaaaagtacataaatatcacttaagtggtcagaactcgagacagggttgccagatcttcaatgttttggactcgttggaaaggtctttcgattaccttaccaacgatgggtcggatgatggatccggacatagtttacatacatttaagtgagatccggctacaaaaaaagtacataaatatcacttaagtggtcagaactcgagacagggatgccagatcgtcaatgttttagactcgttggaaagggttttcaaccaaccaacgatgggtcggatgatggatccggacattgtttacaaacatttaagtgagatccggctacaaaaaagtacataaatatcacttaagtggtcagaactcgagacagggttgccagatcttcaatgttttggactcgttggaaaggtctttcgattaccttaccaacgatgggtcggatgatggatccggacatagtttacatacatttaagtgagatccggctacaaaaaaagtacataaatatcacttaagtggtcagaactcgagacagggatgcaagatcgtcaatgttttagactcgttggaaaggtttttcgattaccttaccaacgatgggtcggatgatggatccggacattgtttacatacatttaagtgagatccggctacaaaaaagtacataattatcacttaagtggtcataactcgagacagggttgccagattaacgatgttttggacttgttggaaaggtctttcaattacctaaccaacgatgtataacatgatgatgtttggttcagtttactgccatttattcaacttccgaaaatatgcgaaaacacatttttatacataacttttgaactacttatcgaaacttcaaacaattcaatagcaccgtatgggaccctaaaccaagtcgaatgcgactggtttggtcaaaatcggttcagccaatgctgagaaaactgcgtgacattattggtcacatacacacacacatacacacacacacatacacacacacatacacacagacatttgttcagttttcgattctgagtcgatatgtatacatcaaggtgggttttcgagctttgaataaaaagttcaattttagagcaggattatagccttacctcagtgaggaaggcaaaactgttccatccagatatcaactcggttcgacctgcagcttgtaggggacatctgggattgagaacgctttgggtaaggtagTTTAACATACTAAAtatacacttttacttttaatgatttttttggctgtaaatttttgggattggcaaaaaaataaaaaaatataaaaatttaaataaatcttcacatttaaatgaaaaaagtgtttaaaaatgcattttacactagttcagttgttttgcaatcattagttttcaaaaaatctaagatctgacaaaaacaaaaattgaatcgaaaaaaaaagattttgcatccaaaattttcaaaaaatcttaagattttttatagaccccaaacatgctaaaaattattttaaacgcaggagaatgtattttaatttgatttcagctggtggcacttgaattttcattgaaattttgaagtttattgtaaaaatattttttttgcccccgatttttcgggccaattttgaaggggggggggggggggtgacaaaaactttaaaaatatttgtaccagccttatcatctttcatttgtgcccaagacagctaaataaagttatgatttttggaaaaagtggtttttgtgaaaatcgacgaaaatttcaattttttgaaccaccctaacacataGTGCGTCTATCCCGGTAAAAAAAGATTGAGAAATCTaggtatatttatgatttaaaaaaaaaacaaatcaaattatttttcatcaaacactgcCATGTTGGGCAAATCAGAGCAAatgaaacgaattaagacacttatttaaccattttttgcatgatgttttgaataactttggttaaaacaggaacagaacaaaacagttTCACAGAACACcggtttttaaatttattgctctaaaatctacttacctattcagactgtaatcCTGTTTTTTTCCTAGTTTGCGGTagtaacttaaagataatttgcaaattatgtttttttgcaaaagttttttgtgaaagttgaacttttcaatacaaatatcaataaatattttttttatattttttttaattttaacagtgaatttatttaacatatggatgtttgcaaaaattccattcaaaaggcgcttcttcaaattcaaaacttctCAAATTTGTTGTTGCctctattttcaaataaatttttcgaGCTTTTCTGATCATGtcatacacccaactggcagtcgcatgattgtgatgcatggcggcatgaaagtatatcagaatctgcatgaaatctgtcctcatgcattttttgcgatataggagtatgacatttttgcccgttaccgacaattatcgacattaccgacggctttttggttgtgtttcacaaaaaaaaaacacttagcagaacgaggattgaaccaccaacttcttggttattgatccgacacgctaccaccgcgccatggacgcttgatgaagagtgagtgaaagagcaccaatatatgcttctctttggagtgttgctcggggacgggccagctttatatgtgttggtgagaactgcagatcgctgaaatttttacacgcgggcaaaaatgatctacgggcttgctgcaaaaaatgttataaaatatgacattttctgcagcaaatccaatgttgcagattttgagatatatttttcctttgggtgtataaaaaagaaatatatttctataagtttatttaatttgaatcactttGTAGTTGATTCCAAATCCAaatcacaacaaagaacaaaaaaccttattttaattccctttaagCTATCTTAAACTTgacgtccttgtttagattgaagagtAGATAGCACCAATTAATATAaatgagctaattctatgattttatgactgtttcataaatttcccgggatcccggaaattcccgggattccaaaaatatttttcccgtttcccgggaaattcaaaacccgggaaatttggacgccctacGTAACACAAATCGAGGCACTTTTATTATGTTTCTTTAACTTTGATATGGAACTGCTGAATAatcatttataaatttttattatgcGCCAAATATAtcttagacattttcaaagaagaaccgaaggaaaaaaataaaattgtcaaagaaaTTCACACATTTCACGtggaatttaaaaaacatagtaAAAAAGAGATTTaagtttcaagcaaatcgatgcctctgtgctcttctGTACTAAGTTTGCTAATTTTCCTATCTATTGCATCctcaaaacaatcaatattaGTGTCTAGTTGAATGCTTAAAGTGCAGTAATCAGATTCGCAACCTTTCGAAAATgggaataaatttatctaaataaagaaaattatagAGTTCTCATAGCTTCCAtttctttttgagtgttttaacattttaaattccctataaatctatttaaaaacaggaccaaagtttctttttttgccGAAACTTGTACCAAAACTATAATTGGTGAAACAGGcttatacaaaaatacagataAGAGTGTAAAGTTTCTTAAGGAAGAAAAAACGTAGCGGAAATATATGTTTGTAAATATATCAATTAATAAATTAAGTGGTGCTGATATTTATGAATGTAATTTAAATTAGGAACCGTCCACTGGGGTGAATTGGAAATAAAATCTGAATCGGGACAGATAGTTTTCAGATAACAATTGGGTAATCGTTGGAATAATCTGGTTGTTCTTTGTCCCGATTCTCCCCATATGTGTCGATTCGCTCCAGATTGCGATTCCTCCTTAATCCAACAGCTGTCAAGAATCATACATTTAACTACTATTTATTCCGATTTATACTCATTCTAACACGCCGCCACTGCTCTAGCAGAACTAATGAAAGCCAAAGCAAAAAACGTTAATAGTGTAATCTGTTTATATCACGACCATAATTTTTTCATTACTACTTATCATACTTTTCtccacagacacacacacacacacacacccgtgcCGTGTACGCGTTTGATTTTTCGCACTCCAAGCTGCGTTTTTCTCTCCCTCCGAGTTTGTCCTCCAGCTCGCGGTACCACAGATTTGGGACTTTTCTTATGCCTCTCTTTCTGCTCTTTTGTTTGTTCATTTACACCAGGCCACTGGTTCCCAATTTCGCCACCACGCGGCGCTCATTACACTCTCTGGGAGCTTCCCCGCTTTTTCGGGGGCTAGGAAAAATTGCGGccttataaaaatagttgtttgccGTCGAGTAAGGCACAGTCGTGAGTTTTCCATCGATACAGAAACAATAGTCAGCTACTTGGAATAGTCCGGGGCAAACACTTACCGTAAAATGGCGTTCCTGTTCAAAGTAAGTGTGCGCGTTGTGGAGGTTGACAAGCGGCGAAGAAGCGCCTAAAATTGAGCAGTGAAAATGGACTTTGGGGCAAACCGCCCTTCAGTGAGTGAACGCCGAAAAAGTTACTGTGGGAAAATGGACTGATTGTTGTTGTGTCAGAATTGTGCGAAAAATTGCAggagaaaagtgaaaaaagataATTGCGACGGAGCAGTTATCGTCGTTCAACGGTTGTGCAACAATTATGGCAAAGGGAAAATTGTCTTGTGACCGCAACACGTGGTCGTTGCGCTCCGGTTTGTGCGTCGTAAAACATGTGTAACCACGTGTAATTACGATTTGCTTGGTGGCTCTTTTTACTCTCGCTCACTGTTTACTAATTACCGTTTTGTTTGCATTTGGCTGAGTTTTGCGGGAAAGTGTTTTTCATTGCGCATCAACCGTGCAAATTGCTGTAGTTTATTATAATAGTGACAAATTGAAAGTGCATAACAAATGTTAAAATGAAGAACTTAGCCTTTAATAAATATGTTAAcggttacagacattttagtatcctCAAATGTACGGacaatacccgagcagacggaaataacgtgagaataacattttttgatatttgaaaatactatgccaataacattttatgttatttttaacaagaattgttattcgccgttatgatttttttgttattggattgttattgtaataacagactaattacattttaagttattcttcgaacaaatctttgttattattttttgttattttaacaactattccgatcatcccaataacagttggagttattcttccataacaaaaaatgttattcccaagtttttttgGCATTGAATTAATGTCAAACCCATAACAAGTTGTGTTATGATAACATCAACTGTTTTTACagtcttatgcaaaaatggatttggcaagaatattccataacactttctgttattttaacagtatttgttattgaaatggcatgaatttagttattaccgtctgttcgggtatcgatatattttttttattcatcccgtAAAGTAATgcttcaaaaatagtttactataaaatttgactatttttacaaacggttttttgcaggattgggtccgtatgtttgaaaattttggaataagaagacaacaaattgtttagttgctgtgcacccttaaaagaTATGAATTTTGCTTCTACTGAATTTTCCTCGCGCTTGGTATTCAAAGATTTTAAATAGTCTATTAAGAGTGCATACACAGAAATCAAAAAGTCCAACAATGACAAATTTATGGACCctatcctgcaacaatctgatcgGAAATATAGTCAATCTTTGTTTTAATAAATGTTGGAGATTGTACTTTCACGAATATCAAATAATAATCATTTGGGTGACctagctctggttgatgtgcaccgttaaggtgCACCTAATAATTTGTAATATCATCTAAAAACTTACAAACAGTACTAATCAAGTATACAACTGGATAAACTATActtaacaaattatttttatcataaatttccacattctagtgatttttcatgtttcgtGAATTCATACGAGTCACCACCAGGGTGCCTGAAATgttagatttttcaaatgtcTGTCAGCCCGGGCAGGTGGGAATAACAAAACAAAGGGCATTTCAATAACAAGTCCtgtttaaacatttaatttttgttatcagAAACTCATGATCATCAGTAATGAGAAGAAAGgataatgggtaattctctaccaactcacacgaaatcgggaaaagttgccccgacccctcttcgatttgcgtgaaactttgtcctaaggggtaacttttgtctctgatcacgaaaccgaggttcgttttttgatatctcgtgacggaggggcggtacgaccccttgcatttttgaacatgcgaaaaaagagatgtttttcaacaatttgcagcctgaaacggtgatgacatagaaatttggtgtcaaagggacttttatgtaaaattagacgcccgatttgatggcgtactcagaattccgaataaacgtatttttcatcgaaaaaaacattaaaattttttaaaaattctcccatttttcgttactcgactgtaaaaaattttggaacatgtcatttaatgggaaatttaatgtacttttcgaatctacattgtcccagaagggtctttttttcatttagaacaaaatttttcattttaaaattttgtgtttttttctaactttgcagggttattttttagagtgtaacaatgttctacaaagttgtagagcagacaattacaaaaattttgatatatagacataaggggtttgcttgagttatcgcgattttacaaaaaaaagttttgaaaaagttactttttgcgtttctctttgtttcgtcgtccgtgtctgtcgcgggtgaccatgaatggccatgatcgatgacgaccaactttttcaaaactttttttcgtaaaatcgcgataacttgtgatgtttataagcaaaccccttatgtctatatatcaaaatttttgtaattgtctgctctacaactttgtagaacattgttacactctaaaaaataaccctgcaaagttagaaaaaacacgaaattttaaaatgaaaaattttgttctaaactgTGAActgtgggaaaattttgacttaTTCTGCCAAGAACATTATGTggtctttttacaaaaaaacatttttagaaagtgaaaaatttgaaagctgattgtttttaaattattgatataTCCCCCTAAGGAAACCaactatttcttcaaaatttttctaATGGTCCATATCACAATTTGTTATTATGTTTGCTAAATATGGCtcaaaactatgggaaattgttgttgctaagaacatttttttggccatgaaatgtggtcttttcaccaaaactttttttaaagtgaaaaaaattaagttgattcTATTCATTATTGATATTGTTGATTATTGGTATATCAGTAATTAACAGAGTTTGATCGAAAATGATTTGTATCATTTTATTCAGCACTTGAAAGTACGTAATATTAAGTTGCAAAAGTGCAAgaatatttcaatgttttaattagcttataataataaatcaatatccaaatctgttttttactagaatgagttatttttcgaacaaatctttgttattattttgtgttcccgggcagacggtaataacaaaattcatgccatttcaataacaaattctgttaaaataacaaaaagtgttatggattcatcttgaaaaattcatttttgcataagagttgaataacagtttatgttatcataacaaaatttgttattggtctgatattgattgaaagcaaacacaacctgggaataacattttttgttatttaagaataactccaaatgttattgggatgatcggattagttgttaaaataacaaaaaaataataacaatgatttgttcgaagaataactaaacatgttataagtctgttattacaataacagtccaataacaaaaaaatcataacggcgaataacaaaacatgttataaataacataaaatgttattggcctagtattttcaaatatcaaaaaatgttattccaaagttattaccgtctgctcgggttattaTAACATTAGCTGTGGGTGTTTTAAAACATGTTCTGACCTCCTGACAATAACAGAACTGGAACTATTCTAGTTATTTCCACCTGCTCGGGAGAATAAAGATATACCATGATTTgtgccagattttgacagatttagacagatttttaattttctgaaaaatgatGAGCATCTTTCTGATTCAAATGATCGAGCTTGATTGAAAATaggcaaatttatatttttttttattgtgagaaaaatgcaaattatttttttaagctgaaaACTAATTAAACTTTCAGAACTATAcaagcttttttttcaatttatatccTCCATATTTATATTTGTAAGATTTTCGACTGCCAGATttctccagttttttttttggtacgaGGCCAGATTTTTGCAACTTTAACCTGGAAACCCTGGTCACCACGTGTTTTATGGAACATGCATTAGTGTTCTGAATTTCTAAAAAGAATCGATTTTAATAAGCAAAATTTTGCCACCATTCTAGACCATCACCTGCGTTGCTCTGCTGGCACTGGCTGCCGGTCAGTACGAGGAGGAGGATCATCATCAGCATCACCACCACCCGCACCATGCCGTGGGATTCTCGTACGCCAAGTTCAGCGGCCCGGTCAGTGGTCCCGCGCACGAAATCCACGTCGAGGACAAGCACGGCCACGGCCACTCGATCGATTACGTCGCCAAGCCGGACTACCAGTTCGAGTACGGAGTCGAGGATCCCAAGAGCAAGGTGTCGCAGAGCCGCAAGGAACATCGCCACGAGGACGAACTGCACGGCGAGTACAGCGTTCAGCAGCCCGATGGAAAGCTGCGAACGGTCAAGTACTCGGCCAACAAGCACACCGGATTCCACGCTGAAGTGTTGATCGATGGAAAACCACTGCACGAGGAAGAGCTGGCCAAGCTGGCCCAACATGCCCAGGAACAGCAACAGCacatccagcagcagcagcaccaccagCACCATCAATACCATGAGGAAACGCCCTCGTCGTACGGTGGCCACGAAGAGCAGACCCACGAGGGCGAAACGGCCTCGTCGTACGGCAGCGAAGAGGGAGGCGAAGAGTACTACCACTAGGTCGAACCACCCAGATCCGGAGATTCAAGTTACCAACACCCACTGTTTTAACCGTATACTTTTTAAGATGTACATATAAGTCTAACCCTTTCCTCGCCCAAGACGCAATACTCTGCATGTAGTTTTTAAGGACCCCTCTTTCAACGTCTAGTCGAGACTTTTAACCAAAACACAGCGCGCGACGAAGGAACTAATCGAATTCAACTCACCTTTCATCATCTAACAATCCAAATCGTTTCACTCAGTCTTAGACAAAAAAACCTCAACAGTAAGATCATCACCCCATAACTCCAAGAGAAGCTCATTCCATAATGTGATACAtaaacaaaatcatttttttaaccaaa
Coding sequences:
- the LOC120430073 gene encoding histidine-rich glycoprotein-like, whose translation is MAFLFKTITCVALLALAAGQYEEEDHHQHHHHPHHAVGFSYAKFSGPVSGPAHEIHVEDKHGHGHSIDYVAKPDYQFEYGVEDPKSKVSQSRKEHRHEDELHGEYSVQQPDGKLRTVKYSANKHTGFHAEVLIDGKPLHEEELAKLAQHAQEQQQHIQQQQHHQHHQYHEETPSSYGGHEEQTHEGETASSYGSEEGGEEYYH